From the Calliopsis andreniformis isolate RMS-2024a chromosome 4, iyCalAndr_principal, whole genome shotgun sequence genome, one window contains:
- the LOC143178453 gene encoding sec1 family domain-containing protein 2 isoform X4 translates to MRWVSMTVIATHHRDASYGRTESKVEKSTKMTDIVTETKNFISDCWERVFSEVCDTVVYIDQFASECLHWHTGGKGYLALRNAGAIAVHELGMYRFRYYTEVKAEKAVIVSTASDPAFYQRTIKMILAKNAFHSCTIFCGIPCCTTDYLTVKGEIKEKLNYAKLKKNVEAWMSSDNLSQVREARLFDAINARVDVYSIGELSDYLAESLENYGVDVNRRDCTWKDTKMEVSLVLVDRTLDLCTPTSSSAESFLTRILRTFPRLPCHNNDVAINLSPMFGTVGGVQRAFEVPGCLASMEKATLDLFVLEKEKRLLAMANRSLTDIVSTKDSPKLKTPTRISGHSLEKVLSKFRTANDLDSATVCTEKIQRILAIVEGTTSPKIRQLELLTSLEKLALQNLSVSRESSSILAQLSNVVRTRIQRGLDVENLLALLIHVYALAGTQIRFSAEQELQLEESLAHAVYEDFVTLRENPSIDATAVSSTHWLPFLLLESNDTGTTEETSRRIARRIVNTLRLVAQQRSTLQDYRHCMIKPNGEETVRRVGLLERITRDVCCSTGMPRELKDLRRRSSSLVSAGFSLFSRGKTKRHPCDNCYVLIYVIGGVTSEEAKVIEEITSTRNDNEDKTLTVMLGGSRLLNPLDVVDKILFDR, encoded by the exons ATGCGTTGGGTTTCGATGACAGTGATTGCTACGCATCATCGAGACGCATCGTATGGGCGTACTGAGTCGAAAGTGGAGAAATCGACGAAGATGACAGATATTGTTACCGAAACGAAAAACTTTATTTCTGATTGTTGGGAACGTGTATTCTCGGAAGTGTGCGATACAGTGGTCTATATAGATCAATTTGCGAGTGAATGTTTACATTGGCACACAGGGGGTAAAGGTTATTTGGCGTTGAGAAATGCTGGAGCCATCGCTGTTCACGAGCTAGGCATGTATCGTTTTCGA TACTACACCGAAGTAAAAGCTGAGAAAGCTGTCATCGTGTCCACTGCTAGCGATCCAGCGTTTTATCAACGTACGATCAAAATGATTTTAGCGAAAAATGCGTTCCATAGTTGCACGATATTTTGCGGAATTCCTTGTTGCACCACCGATTACCTCACCGTCAAGGGAGAAATAAAGGAGAAACTAAACTACGCTAAGTTGAAAAAAAATGTTGAAGCTTGGATGAGTTCGGACAACCTGTCGCAAGTCCGTGAAGCT AGATTGTTCGACGCCATAAACGCTAGGGTGGACGTTTATTCGATTGGCGAATTGAGCGATTACCTCGCCGAAAGTCTGGAGAACTATGGAGTGGACGTTAATCGCAGAGAT tGTACGTGGAAAGATACGAAAATGGAAGTGTCTCTCGTTTTAGTGGACAGAACGTTGGATCTCTGTACTCCTACTAGCAGTAGCGCGGAATCATTCCTCACGAGAATACTGCGAACGTTCCCTCGCCTACCGTGTCATAATAATGACGTAGCGATTAACTTGTCGCCTATGTTCGGAACAGTCGGG GGTGTACAACGAGCATTTGAGGTACCTGGATGTCTAGCGAGCATGGAAAAAGCTACTCTGGATCTTTTCGTTTTGGAAAAAGAGAAAAGATTATTAGCCATGGCCAATCGGTCGCTGACGGATATAGTTTCGACAAAGGATAGTCCAAAATTGAAAACACCGACGAGGATATCCGGTCACAGTTTAGAAAAAGTACTTAGTAAGTTTCGAACTGCGAACGACTTAGATTCTGCGACGGTTTGTACAGAGAAGATTCAG CGCATTTTGGCGATAGTCGAAGGAACGACTTCGCCCAAGATCCGTCAACTAGAATTGCTTACCAGTTTAGAGAAACTGGCGTTACAGAATCTTTCCGTCAGTCGAGAATCTTCGAGCATACTCGCGCAA CTGAGCAACGTCGTACGAACGCGAATTCAGAGGGGACTCGACGTTGAAAATCTGTTAGCTCTGCTGATACATGTTTACGCTCTCGCGGGAACGCAAATTCGTTTCTCCGCGGAACAAGAACTACAACTGGAAGAATCGCTCGCGCACGCAGTTTACGAAGATTTTGTAACGTTGCGAGAAAATCCATCGATCGATGCTACTGCCGTGTCGTCGACTCATTGGCTACCTTTTCTACTGTTAG AATCGAACGACACGGGTACGACGGAAGAAACGTCGCGTAGAATAGCGAGGCGTATCGTGAACACGCTGCGTCTAGTTGCGCAACAACGTTCGACGCTGCAAGACTACAG ACACTGTATGATAAAGCCAAACGGGGAGGAAACTGTTAGACGCGTTGGTCTTTTGGAGCGAATAACCAGGGACgtatgttgctccaccgggaTGCCACGAGAGTTGAAGGATCTGCGTCGAAGATCGTCTTCGCTCGTTTCGGCTGGCTTTAG TTTATTCTCCAGAGGTAAAACGAAGCGACATCCTTGCGACAATTGTTACGTTTTGATATACGTTATCGGAGGAGTTACCTCGGAGGAGGCGAAAGTAATCGAAGAAATAACGTCGACTCGTAACGATAACGAAGATAAGACGTTAACCGTGATGTTAGGAGGTTCTAGGTTGTTGAATCCTTTGGATGTAGTGGACAAAATACTCTTTGACCGATAA